The following coding sequences are from one Rhipicephalus microplus isolate Deutch F79 chromosome 3, USDA_Rmic, whole genome shotgun sequence window:
- the LOC119184692 gene encoding uncharacterized protein LOC119184692 has protein sequence MAKPESLGENATSSTSRQSQQCVVYLCHAPIQNANSAGVSLLSSFASASQRVCGDSWEKHWLVVFDYGEDVVLVCDADMDHSGALTGRKYWKKRTAVFNGSYSYKKRLGKHTIPKARVEEAMLEMCDSGQYHLTRNNCQKWAKELLRRLGVVVPLDEPDAQNVVEGVVQPLVGGTLLAGAFAVLKFILFRGRI, from the exons ATGGCGAAACCCGAGTCACTGGGAGAAAATGCCACGTCGAGCACTTCGAGGCAATCGCAGCAGTGCGTTGTCTACTTGTGCCATGCACCGATTCAAAACGCGAATTCCGCTGGCGTGAGCCTGCTGTCGTCGTTCGCTTCAGCATCGCAGCGGGTATGCGGCGATTCGTGGGAGAAGCACTGGCTGGTGGTCTTCGACTACGGCGAAGACGTGGTGCTCGTCTGCGATGCGGACATGGACCACTCGGGGGCACTGACGGGGCGCAAGTATTGGAAGAAGCGGACGGCGGTCTTCAATGGTTCGTACTCGTACAAG AAACGCCTGGGAAAGCACACTATTCCGAAGGCACGCGTCGAGGAGGCCATGCTCGAGATGTGCGACTCGGGCCAGTACCACCTGACGAGGAACAACTGCCAAAAGTGGGCCAAAGAGCTCCTGCGACGGCTCGGAGTGGTGGTGCCTCTGGACGAGCCGGACGCGCAGAACGTGGTCGAGGGTGTCGTCCAGCCGCTCGTCGGCGGCACACTGCTCGCAGGCGCCTTTGCTGTGTTGAAGTTCATCTTGTTCAGGGGACGCATTTAG